The Dioscorea cayenensis subsp. rotundata cultivar TDr96_F1 chromosome 16, TDr96_F1_v2_PseudoChromosome.rev07_lg8_w22 25.fasta, whole genome shotgun sequence sequence ATTGGATCCCAGGTACATAAGCCACATCTCACCgtcaaatccaaagataatcataAACAAATCCTAATCGCGAGGCATGTACGGATGTACCAACGGAAACCCAGTTGAAGTGTCCACGGGTGAAGATATGATCCGTGGACTCGGTTTATGATGGTCACAATGGAACAACGCTATCCACACCTATTGGATTGtttcaatttaataatattttaaaataaatgagagtaattttttaataaaataatttcataaatatgATTCTATGATAATTATAATGACTCATCCTCACATGTTGGATTCTctcaatttaatgatttttaaagcaaaattaataatattttaatataattgcCAACCTATCATAtattatgtaataaataaaaaataaaatttataaactcataGTTAAAAATGATCCACGTTTTAATTCTATAATAGTTAGTCCActgaattatttttcaattatttaagataattaaatcaagaaaaataaacagaCTTGGTTTGTGTACCACGAAACcgcttataaattttattttttttatttattacataataTAGGAGTATATTAGTAATTACATTATTAGTTAATCTTTGTTTTAGAAATCCTAAATTAAAGCAATTTAACAGGggatgataaattatattttggttCTGTAATACCTACTATAGAAATGTATCTGTGTTatcattttcaattattaatttatttatatattatatattgaataaataataaaatttataaactcataGTTAAAAAATAAGTCACATATTGATTCCGTAGTAGTTACCTCGAACCAAGTCCGTTGACAAATCATCCCTTGAGAATATCAAAATCCCGGAAACACCCTCAGATTTCCACATATTTACGAAACCATCCCAGTGAGACTATAAATAGAAACCCACCCAGAAACCTTCTTCGCATTCGCGCTTCTCTCCCCGCAATCCACTGCCCTAATGGCGGCGACCTCCTCTCGGATCCGATCTCTTCGCGGCCCCTCCTCCGCCCATCGCCGGAGCTGCGCCTGCTCCCCGACGACCCACCCCGGCTCCTACCGCTGCAGCGATCACAAGGTCGTTGTTCCCCAACGACCCATCTCCGTTTCACCGTCGCAGACCCAGATCGGGCCATTGAGCGGTGATTGGGCTCGTCGCGTCCTCGTCCTCGCCGCGCTAAGTCGTCCTTCTTCCCATCTCCACCACCGCAAGGCTGTATTCCAGCCTCGCCCTAGCCGGCTCTCCTCCGTCTCCTCCGCCGATGATCTCTGATCTCCAGGTTGGTTCGTTCTTAGCCTTGCTTCCTCTCGGTTTTGATCGAAATTTTCAGATCACGATGAGGGAtgagattttattattattattattattatttactgaTATTTCAGAGCCGTCGTTGTGTAAATAGGATGATTGAATCGTCGGCAAAgagatgtatttatttatttatttatttattatttggttttgtatagctatgatttttttattttttattttttttaattctttgagTTGATTTCtatcattattttctttgattattttattgtaatttaactttaaaaataagaaagaattttttttttctcaggaGGGAATTTCATTTCCTGACTAAGAGAATGCTTTGGGAATGTGATTGGATTGTAtgaaatgattttctttttttaccttCCGTGAAAATttagttataaaaattaaataagtatatatatatatatatgtgaaaaaaaaaaagacaaacaaaagttaatatttttattgtgagCCCCCTCACACTCTTCATAGAAGACATATGTTAATACCTTTAAATCACTTAAACCAAATGGTTTTAGTAATTATAATAAGTtagatgaataataaataataaataataaaaattataatgttagaaatttaattataataaaatgaaatactatttttgttttggagatttaactaaataaaaattatgaatttaaatatttaattataataatcaaagtaCAATGACATTCTTCTTCTCTGGAtggagatttaattaaataaaatttattaatttaaataattaattataataatttaaaacgaatgataatattcaaattattttataaataaaataaatttatatttatttattatcaaacaTAATTCGCTACTTTATACCCAACTCACCATATTATATACatgagtattatttttatacattaataatattaaaaaaaattatcacatttctaataattatatattttcttgatatatatgtttatatagactttgataattaaaagaggaaaaggatcaaataaaaaaatataagaggaccaaaaataaaaataaaaagaggtgTCACGCTTTTGAATTATAgcataaaagataataataataattaaaatttttaaaagtgagaatatatatattgaatttttgagtttaaaaataataaaaagtggataaggaagatatttttg is a genomic window containing:
- the LOC120278422 gene encoding uncharacterized protein LOC120278422; protein product: MAATSSRIRSLRGPSSAHRRSCACSPTTHPGSYRCSDHKVVVPQRPISVSPSQTQIGPLSGDWARRVLVLAALSRPSSHLHHRKAVFQPRPSRLSSVSSADDL